One window from the genome of Candidatus Didemnitutus sp. encodes:
- a CDS encoding alpha/beta hydrolase has translation MARTLPAWLFARTRCAALVLGPGSIPMKRLLFILPWIAVVAGAATTAPEKPQPYLANIHYGEHERQVLDLWIAPAAEKAPTPLVIFIHGGGFVSSDKSIITPDMLLGLLGQGYSVAAINYRYCGPGVPLPGPMLDAGRALQFLRANAAKLHLDPKRVALCGGSAGAGIALWLNFHDDLAQPQSVDPVARESTRVSCTFVWGAQTSYDLRFIKKYVGGRLAEIDLGPIIFQLPREELYTEKAFALYREVSPYDHVTAGDPPVFLYYDDPLTPLAPDSSPEKGIHHPSFGPPMKEKIESVGGYCLLRHKNEYAITGGNYPAEILSFLKRFL, from the coding sequence GTGGCTCGCACCCTGCCGGCGTGGTTGTTTGCGCGCACCCGGTGCGCGGCGCTAGTGCTTGGGCCGGGCTCTATCCCTATGAAACGTCTTCTGTTCATTCTGCCTTGGATTGCGGTTGTCGCTGGCGCGGCCACGACCGCCCCGGAAAAACCGCAGCCGTATCTCGCGAACATCCACTACGGCGAACACGAGCGGCAAGTGCTAGACTTGTGGATCGCACCCGCGGCCGAGAAGGCGCCGACGCCGCTCGTGATCTTCATCCACGGCGGCGGCTTTGTTTCGAGTGACAAGTCAATCATCACTCCGGATATGCTGCTCGGTCTGCTCGGGCAGGGCTACTCGGTCGCTGCGATCAACTACCGGTATTGCGGGCCTGGTGTGCCCTTGCCGGGGCCGATGCTCGATGCGGGCCGGGCGTTGCAGTTCCTGCGCGCGAATGCCGCGAAGCTCCACCTCGACCCGAAGCGCGTTGCCTTGTGCGGCGGCTCCGCCGGCGCGGGCATCGCGCTATGGCTGAATTTCCATGACGACCTTGCGCAGCCGCAGAGCGTCGATCCCGTCGCGCGCGAGTCCACGCGCGTGTCGTGCACCTTCGTGTGGGGTGCGCAGACTTCTTATGATCTGCGTTTCATCAAGAAATACGTTGGCGGACGTCTGGCGGAGATCGACCTTGGGCCAATCATCTTCCAGCTGCCGCGCGAAGAGCTCTATACAGAGAAAGCGTTTGCGCTTTATCGCGAGGTGTCGCCCTACGATCACGTCACCGCGGGCGATCCGCCGGTGTTTCTCTATTACGACGATCCTCTGACGCCACTAGCCCCAGACTCGTCGCCGGAGAAAGGCATTCACCATCCGTCGTTCGGTCCGCCGATGAAGGAGAAGATCGAGTCGGTCGGCGGCTACTGCTTGCTTCGGCACAAGAACGAGTATGCGATTACAGGCGGCAATTATCCCGCGGAAATCTTGAGTTTTCTGAAGCGCTTCCTGTGA
- a CDS encoding GH92 family glycosyl hydrolase codes for MKNDMGRDAEKNMGGSLLDWVDTRQGTDSDPDFSRGNTLPLTTVPHGAVGWTPQSASGRWIFDRRAAKLQGFRAARQPSPWIGDYGEFLVTCAGGHAAPTSPGVVDSSYDAATTVARPDYFRVHLRRYDIRVEITPTAHGACLRFTFAGPGDVWLAFQSGRGEVTRIDGARSWISGYSTSNQGGAPENFRAHFIAEVDAPILDSGNFPSTGATVPGFTGTGLWLKLRRPRGGVVTVRVATSLIDAEQARCNWRRELQGRSFAQVRLAAQREWERALGTVRIDGADAAQCRTFYRSLYRCWLFPRRIDETDAAGRRRHYSPFDGRVHDGPLYTDCGFWDGYRVLFPLLSLIAPEVLGDMIAGWLNTYREGGWLPNWASPGYRACMVGSHGTAVIADAWLKGIRSFDPELALEALLKDATANSDTAQFGRVGGADYAARGYVAADLTAHAVARTQDYAHSDFAIDRFACALGRGELTRAIGARAANYRHVFDRRSRFFRGRLTDGSWRAPFSPFEWSGDFIEGGAWQYAWGAPHDAAGLIALHGGDAAFVRRLDEMLALPPRFETGCYPHEIHEMTEMAAVLFGQYAHCNEPVHHVLYLFTSAGRPDRTQHWVRRVVDELYTPEHFPGDEDNGAMAAWYVCSTLGLFPLTCGHPGYVLGAPRFPRATLRVAGGEQLVIETRGGRRGVVPPYVARAAVNGRSHDSLEIPHAQIAAGGRLDFQMTTDALRAAERGRLRKPFSASTAMS; via the coding sequence GTGAAGAACGACATGGGCCGGGATGCCGAAAAAAACATGGGCGGTTCGTTGCTCGACTGGGTCGACACGCGGCAGGGCACGGACTCCGATCCGGATTTTTCCCGGGGCAATACGCTGCCGCTGACGACGGTGCCGCACGGGGCTGTCGGCTGGACGCCGCAGAGCGCGAGCGGTCGCTGGATATTCGACCGGCGCGCCGCGAAATTGCAGGGCTTCCGCGCCGCGCGTCAACCGAGCCCGTGGATCGGCGACTACGGCGAATTCCTCGTGACTTGCGCCGGCGGTCACGCCGCTCCGACTTCACCCGGTGTCGTGGATTCCTCCTATGACGCCGCGACGACGGTGGCGCGGCCGGACTATTTCCGCGTGCACTTGCGGCGCTACGACATCCGCGTGGAGATCACACCCACGGCGCACGGTGCGTGCCTGCGGTTCACTTTCGCCGGTCCGGGAGACGTGTGGCTGGCCTTTCAATCCGGGCGCGGCGAAGTGACTCGGATCGATGGCGCGCGTAGCTGGATCAGCGGATACTCGACCTCCAACCAAGGCGGCGCGCCGGAGAATTTCCGTGCACACTTCATCGCGGAAGTGGATGCGCCGATTCTCGACTCAGGAAATTTTCCTTCGACTGGCGCCACCGTGCCGGGTTTCACGGGCACCGGTTTGTGGCTGAAGTTGCGCCGTCCGCGCGGCGGTGTCGTGACGGTGCGCGTGGCCACGTCGTTGATCGACGCCGAGCAGGCCCGCTGCAACTGGCGGCGCGAGTTGCAGGGCCGCAGTTTCGCGCAAGTGCGGCTCGCCGCCCAACGCGAGTGGGAGCGCGCGCTCGGCACCGTGCGAATCGACGGCGCGGACGCGGCGCAGTGCCGGACTTTCTATCGCTCGCTCTACCGCTGCTGGCTTTTCCCACGGCGCATCGACGAAACCGACGCGGCCGGGCGGCGCCGACACTACAGCCCGTTCGACGGACGCGTGCACGACGGGCCGCTCTACACCGACTGCGGATTTTGGGACGGCTACCGCGTCTTGTTTCCCTTGCTCAGCCTGATCGCGCCCGAGGTGCTCGGCGACATGATCGCGGGCTGGCTGAACACCTACCGCGAGGGCGGTTGGCTGCCGAACTGGGCGAGCCCGGGCTATCGCGCCTGCATGGTCGGCTCGCACGGCACGGCGGTGATCGCCGACGCGTGGCTGAAGGGTATCCGCAGCTTCGACCCGGAGCTGGCGCTTGAGGCCCTGCTCAAGGACGCGACGGCCAACTCCGACACGGCGCAATTCGGACGCGTCGGCGGCGCCGACTACGCGGCGCGCGGTTATGTCGCGGCCGATCTCACCGCGCACGCGGTCGCGCGAACGCAGGACTACGCGCACAGCGATTTCGCCATCGACCGGTTCGCGTGCGCGCTCGGTCGCGGCGAATTGACCCGCGCCATCGGCGCGCGTGCAGCGAATTACCGTCACGTGTTCGACCGGCGCTCCCGTTTCTTTCGCGGACGTCTGACCGACGGCAGTTGGCGGGCGCCTTTTTCGCCGTTCGAATGGTCAGGCGATTTCATCGAAGGCGGCGCGTGGCAATACGCCTGGGGCGCGCCGCACGACGCGGCGGGCCTGATCGCCCTCCACGGTGGCGACGCGGCGTTCGTGCGGCGGCTCGACGAGATGCTGGCGCTGCCGCCGCGTTTCGAGACGGGATGCTATCCGCACGAGATTCACGAGATGACGGAGATGGCAGCGGTGCTGTTCGGACAATACGCGCACTGCAATGAGCCGGTGCATCATGTGCTGTATTTGTTCACGAGTGCGGGCCGCCCGGATCGCACACAGCACTGGGTGCGGCGCGTAGTGGACGAGCTCTACACGCCGGAGCATTTTCCCGGGGACGAGGACAACGGCGCGATGGCGGCGTGGTATGTCTGTTCGACGCTCGGCCTTTTCCCGCTGACGTGCGGGCATCCCGGCTACGTTCTCGGCGCGCCGCGCTTCCCGCGTGCGACGCTGCGCGTTGCGGGCGGAGAGCAGCTCGTGATCGAGACGCGCGGTGGGCGTCGCGGTGTCGTGCCGCCGTATGTCGCGCGAGCAGCGGTCAATGGCCGGTCGCATGACAGCCTTGAAATCCCCCACGCGCAGATCGCCGCGGGCGGACGCCTCGATTTCCAGATGACGACCGATGCATTGCGGGCCGCCGAGCGCGGTCGCCTGCGGAAGCCGTTCAGCGCTTCGACGGCGATGTCGTGA
- a CDS encoding alpha/beta hydrolase: MNLPAVALALGAAVLCCPALLADQGASPAPVPDAADVHYGAHERQVFDLWLPKPTGPDAPLIVFIHGGGFVSGDKSLVLGMHGMLERLLAQGFAVASINYRYCGPGVPLPEPMRDAARAVQFLRANAPRWGIDRRRVALCGGSAGAGIALWLAFHDDLAERRSADPVARQSTRVSCAFVWDAQTSYDLRFFRKYIGGHLDENELGPILYQLPREQFETPAAHALFREISPIEFVSAGDPPVMLYYEVSCTPLPSDAPPSEGAHHPAFGPPLQARVQEVGGVCLLRHKDDYAAQGGSWAADIHAFLERYLR; the protein is encoded by the coding sequence ATGAACCTCCCTGCCGTCGCCCTCGCTCTCGGTGCCGCTGTGCTTTGCTGTCCCGCATTGCTTGCTGATCAAGGAGCCTCTCCCGCTCCCGTGCCCGATGCGGCCGACGTCCACTATGGCGCGCATGAGCGTCAGGTGTTCGATCTCTGGCTGCCGAAGCCGACTGGGCCGGACGCGCCATTGATCGTGTTCATTCACGGCGGAGGATTCGTCTCCGGCGACAAGAGTCTCGTGCTCGGCATGCATGGGATGCTGGAGCGGTTGCTGGCGCAGGGATTCGCGGTCGCTTCGATCAACTATCGCTATTGCGGTCCGGGCGTGCCGCTGCCGGAGCCGATGCGCGATGCGGCGCGCGCCGTGCAATTTCTCCGCGCCAACGCGCCGCGGTGGGGCATCGACCGCCGGCGCGTCGCGCTGTGCGGTGGTTCGGCCGGCGCCGGCATCGCGCTCTGGCTGGCGTTTCACGACGATCTCGCCGAGCGACGCAGCGCCGATCCGGTGGCGCGGCAGTCCACCCGCGTCTCCTGCGCCTTCGTCTGGGATGCGCAGACGTCCTACGATCTGCGCTTCTTCCGGAAATACATCGGCGGACACCTGGACGAGAACGAACTCGGCCCGATCCTCTACCAGCTGCCGCGCGAGCAGTTCGAAACGCCGGCGGCGCACGCGCTCTTCCGCGAGATTTCGCCGATCGAATTCGTCAGCGCAGGCGATCCGCCCGTGATGCTCTACTACGAGGTGTCGTGCACTCCGCTCCCGTCGGACGCTCCGCCGAGCGAAGGCGCGCATCACCCGGCGTTCGGTCCGCCGTTGCAGGCGCGCGTGCAGGAAGTCGGCGGCGTGTGCCTGCTGCGGCACAAGGATGACTACGCGGCGCAGGGCGGCTCTTGGGCGGCGGATATCCACGCGTTTCTCGAGCGTTACCTGCGGTGA
- a CDS encoding choice-of-anchor D domain-containing protein, with product MHLCQLRTLCAFAFASFGFVSGALAYTENFDDGAAQNWSVISGSSWAVNSASYYHNKGSPTDAVGLALYDPTTWTTNFVFSSRLRSDLTSTVGTIRKVGLVFNYVDSGNYYTVLFAPDQTSGNVELLQTVGGTTTTVATGTFAGAAGTWFTAVVTRLKASTSVAVNGVTVINSAANQTLGGGKVGVTDRTNFSRFDDITVSVPTVEVRGLGVAIANGDSTPATTDDTDFGSLDITTGATTHTFTILNTGEAALSLDTFTSTNAEFAISAPGATTVAPAGSTTFTVTFNPSATGTRKATLRFNNSDPAAGQSPFKFTVQGVGTTSVSGDPAINVKGAGVTISDGDTSPSSTDGTDFGSAAIGGGLVTKTFTIENTGLVPLPVSSLAFIPTGDFSQSGSLPSSVAAGGSATFSVKFAPAATGLRTTTLVLNNGDPAHAPYQFNLQGTGTGTGAPEIEVDGDAGYFDGTNYVIITTGDTTPSIHDHTDFGSADIRDEGEVRTYTIRNTGNGPLTVGSVSLSGANASDFTVIAQPDSSVDGRRKTTFSVRFKPTATGTRTATVTFTNSDSNEGTYTFAIQGTGTASVAYAQDFSGTAPEWTVVAGTSWAPASGSYLHNKGNPTDALGRAIATTGSWATDYVYSLRMKSQLQSTGVTFRKVGAVYNYVDASNFYEVLFTPDTGAAELRQTIAGTQSTLATGTFTGAGQDIWFDVTIIRYGTRTTIKANDTVVFDDIGGQTLGSGRVGVVDQVNNTRFDDVVVRLAPFKRRFPRIGGMNISGQPGTGLKNYNDSAYQHDLAKLDLAIIGFYDGWNYTGSGLTAGQAQAQVVANIKAMNPNLVLGNYTIMPNISDSSAYASVRAALSNGVGPGGNPNSPVNNDWWARTSNGDQTTFESSATFVTNITSHVTPAPNGDRFPQWMAKSRKAAFFDAVPDYDLWYSDNAFYRPRVDADWNRDGTDDSKDDPAVRVDYRNGMVAYWSKIAELRPDIIVMGNVDGKDSFGGLREPEYQRVLGSAFLEAGMGQSFSEEKPGGLGWYSLKQTFHSMMDNTIAPHLVTMGIYGDVTKSPGYAQFRYGLCTVLMENGYFNYTHTPNSYWGVQWFDEYDLAGTSNTGWLGEAIDPPQRSPWSNGVFRRRFTNGVALVNPRTNLDGTLRAAATVDLTGLGYRRISGTQDSAVNNGANVTTLTLAAGDGIVLRRQ from the coding sequence ATGCATCTCTGTCAGCTACGCACGCTGTGCGCCTTCGCTTTCGCCTCCTTCGGCTTTGTCTCGGGAGCGCTCGCCTACACTGAAAATTTCGACGACGGCGCGGCCCAAAACTGGAGCGTCATCTCCGGCTCAAGTTGGGCCGTGAACTCGGCGTCCTATTACCACAACAAGGGAAGTCCGACCGACGCGGTCGGGCTCGCCCTCTACGACCCCACGACTTGGACGACCAATTTCGTCTTCAGCTCGCGCCTGCGCTCTGACCTGACCTCGACCGTCGGCACCATTCGCAAGGTCGGCCTCGTCTTCAACTACGTCGATAGCGGAAACTACTACACCGTCCTCTTCGCTCCGGATCAGACGAGCGGCAACGTCGAGTTGCTGCAGACGGTGGGCGGCACGACCACGACGGTCGCGACCGGCACCTTCGCCGGCGCGGCGGGCACATGGTTCACAGCAGTGGTTACGCGTCTGAAAGCGAGCACCAGCGTCGCGGTGAACGGTGTGACCGTGATCAACAGCGCGGCCAACCAGACGCTCGGCGGCGGCAAAGTGGGCGTGACCGACCGCACCAACTTCTCGCGCTTCGACGATATCACTGTGTCGGTGCCGACCGTTGAAGTGCGTGGGTTAGGCGTCGCCATCGCCAACGGCGACTCCACGCCCGCCACGACTGACGACACCGATTTCGGCAGCCTCGACATAACGACGGGCGCCACGACCCACACGTTCACGATCCTGAACACCGGAGAGGCCGCGCTCAGTCTCGACACGTTCACGTCCACCAATGCCGAGTTCGCCATCAGCGCCCCCGGCGCGACGACGGTTGCGCCCGCCGGCTCCACTACATTCACGGTGACGTTCAACCCCTCCGCAACCGGCACCCGCAAGGCGACGCTCCGTTTCAACAACAGCGATCCGGCCGCGGGCCAGAGTCCGTTCAAGTTCACGGTGCAAGGCGTCGGCACGACCTCGGTGTCGGGCGATCCAGCCATCAACGTCAAGGGCGCCGGCGTGACGATCAGCGATGGCGACACCTCGCCGAGCTCCACGGACGGAACCGATTTCGGCAGCGCCGCGATCGGTGGCGGACTGGTGACGAAGACGTTCACGATCGAGAACACCGGCTTGGTTCCCCTGCCTGTCAGCAGTCTGGCGTTCATTCCGACGGGCGACTTCTCCCAATCCGGCTCGTTGCCGAGCAGTGTCGCAGCGGGCGGCAGCGCCACGTTTTCCGTGAAGTTCGCTCCCGCCGCCACCGGATTGAGGACGACGACCTTGGTGCTCAACAACGGCGACCCGGCGCACGCGCCCTATCAATTCAATTTGCAGGGCACCGGCACCGGCACGGGCGCGCCAGAGATCGAGGTGGATGGCGATGCCGGCTATTTCGACGGCACCAATTACGTGATAATCACCACGGGCGACACCACGCCCTCGATCCACGATCACACCGATTTCGGCTCCGCTGACATTCGCGACGAGGGCGAGGTGCGCACCTACACCATCCGCAACACAGGCAACGGACCGCTGACGGTGGGAAGCGTCTCGCTCTCGGGCGCCAACGCTTCTGACTTCACGGTGATCGCACAGCCCGATTCGTCGGTGGACGGACGTCGCAAGACCACCTTCAGCGTCCGATTCAAACCCACCGCGACCGGCACACGGACCGCGACCGTCACCTTCACCAACAGCGATTCCAACGAAGGCACCTACACGTTCGCGATCCAGGGCACGGGCACCGCATCCGTCGCCTACGCGCAGGATTTTTCCGGCACAGCGCCAGAGTGGACCGTCGTCGCGGGCACGAGCTGGGCGCCGGCGTCCGGCTCGTATTTGCACAATAAGGGAAATCCGACCGACGCCCTCGGTCGCGCCATCGCGACGACCGGATCGTGGGCGACGGACTACGTCTATTCGCTGCGGATGAAATCGCAGCTCCAGTCCACCGGCGTGACCTTCCGCAAGGTCGGCGCCGTCTATAACTATGTCGATGCGTCCAACTTCTACGAGGTGCTGTTCACGCCCGACACGGGAGCGGCGGAATTGCGCCAGACGATCGCGGGCACGCAGTCCACGCTGGCCACCGGCACATTCACCGGGGCAGGGCAGGACATCTGGTTCGACGTGACGATCATCCGCTACGGCACCCGCACGACGATCAAGGCCAACGACACCGTGGTGTTCGACGACATCGGCGGACAAACGCTCGGATCAGGTCGAGTTGGTGTCGTGGACCAGGTGAACAACACGCGCTTCGACGATGTCGTCGTGCGCCTCGCTCCCTTCAAGCGCCGCTTCCCGCGCATCGGCGGGATGAATATCAGCGGACAGCCGGGCACCGGTTTGAAGAACTACAACGACAGCGCCTACCAGCATGACCTCGCAAAGCTGGATCTCGCGATCATCGGCTTCTACGACGGCTGGAATTACACCGGCTCAGGTCTCACCGCCGGTCAGGCGCAGGCGCAGGTGGTGGCCAACATCAAGGCGATGAACCCGAATCTGGTGCTCGGCAATTACACCATCATGCCGAACATTTCCGATTCGAGCGCCTACGCGTCGGTGCGTGCGGCGCTGTCGAATGGCGTCGGCCCCGGCGGCAACCCGAACTCGCCCGTGAACAACGATTGGTGGGCGCGGACCAGCAACGGTGACCAGACCACTTTCGAAAGCAGCGCGACGTTCGTCACCAACATCACCTCGCATGTGACGCCCGCACCCAACGGCGACCGCTTCCCGCAATGGATGGCGAAGAGCCGCAAGGCGGCGTTCTTCGACGCGGTGCCGGACTACGATCTCTGGTATTCGGACAACGCCTTCTATCGTCCCCGTGTTGACGCCGACTGGAATCGCGACGGCACTGACGACTCCAAAGACGATCCCGCCGTGCGCGTGGACTACCGCAACGGCATGGTCGCCTACTGGAGCAAAATCGCCGAACTCCGCCCGGACATCATCGTCATGGGCAACGTGGACGGCAAAGACAGCTTCGGCGGTCTGCGTGAGCCGGAGTATCAGCGCGTCCTGGGCTCCGCCTTCCTCGAGGCGGGCATGGGTCAGAGTTTCTCCGAGGAAAAACCCGGCGGTCTCGGCTGGTATAGCCTGAAACAGACCTTTCACAGCATGATGGACAACACCATCGCGCCGCACCTCGTGACGATGGGCATCTACGGCGATGTCACCAAGTCGCCCGGCTACGCCCAGTTCCGCTACGGTCTCTGCACCGTGCTGATGGAGAACGGCTATTTCAACTACACGCACACGCCGAACAGCTACTGGGGCGTGCAGTGGTTCGACGAATACGACCTCGCCGGCACCAGCAACACTGGCTGGCTCGGCGAGGCGATCGATCCGCCCCAGCGTTCCCCATGGAGCAACGGCGTATTCCGCCGCCGGTTCACCAACGGCGTCGCTCTCGTCAACCCGCGCACCAATCTCGATGGCACGTTGCGCGCGGCCGCCACCGTGGACCTGACCGGGCTCGGCTATCGACGCATCTCGGGCACGCAGGATTCGGCCGTCAACAACGGCGCCAATGTCACGACGCTCACGCTCGCGGCGGGCGACGGCATCGTCTTGCGGCGCCAGTGA